From Roseburia hominis, the proteins below share one genomic window:
- a CDS encoding histidinol-phosphate transaminase, with the protein MNSKPQFHGSDLEAIEEYYHIPKEEIVCFGANVNPLGLSETVKEKLKENLDVLSTYPDRNYTSLKEVISVYSGTRPEHVVVGNGSTELISLLIQTRRPEKALLLGPTYSEYGRELSLVGGQIHFFNLKESDIFRLNLNAFCDEIRKGYELIILCNPNNPTSSALTVSEIRQILHVCRETGSFLMIDETYVEFAPSVEAISAMPLVEEYENLMVLRGTSKFFAAPGMRFGYGATSNPQFLATLAQMQNPWSLNSLAAFAGELMLTDQEYIRETRELILGERDRMCSFLKNFSELTVYPAYANFVLVKLDLPGVTSFDLFEFLIKEKMMVRDCSSFDSLDGEFIRFCIMAPAENDRLLDGIKRFIEEHVC; encoded by the coding sequence ATGAACAGCAAACCGCAGTTTCATGGAAGTGATTTGGAAGCTATTGAGGAATATTATCATATACCCAAGGAGGAGATTGTCTGCTTTGGAGCCAACGTCAATCCCCTGGGACTATCGGAAACGGTAAAGGAGAAGCTTAAGGAGAATCTGGACGTGCTTTCCACGTATCCGGACAGGAATTACACCTCTTTAAAGGAAGTGATCAGTGTCTACAGCGGAACACGCCCGGAACACGTCGTAGTGGGAAATGGTTCCACGGAGCTGATCTCTCTTCTCATTCAGACCAGGCGCCCCGAAAAGGCGCTGCTTCTCGGTCCTACCTATTCCGAATATGGACGGGAGCTTTCTCTGGTTGGCGGACAGATTCACTTTTTTAATCTGAAGGAATCAGATATCTTCCGTCTGAATCTTAACGCTTTCTGCGACGAGATCCGCAAGGGCTATGAACTTATCATTCTCTGCAACCCCAATAACCCGACTTCTTCCGCCCTAACGGTTTCCGAGATTCGTCAGATTCTTCATGTATGCCGGGAAACGGGAAGCTTTCTGATGATCGATGAGACTTACGTCGAATTCGCTCCTTCGGTGGAAGCGATTTCCGCGATGCCTCTGGTTGAAGAATATGAGAACCTCATGGTGCTGCGGGGCACCTCCAAGTTCTTTGCCGCTCCGGGTATGCGATTCGGATATGGCGCGACCAGCAATCCACAGTTTCTCGCGACGCTTGCGCAAATGCAGAACCCATGGAGCCTTAACAGTCTGGCAGCTTTCGCCGGGGAACTCATGCTCACAGACCAGGAGTATATCAGAGAAACCCGAGAATTGATTTTAGGTGAGAGGGATAGAATGTGTTCTTTTTTAAAAAACTTTTCAGAACTTACTGTCTATCCAGCCTATGCGAACTTCGTACTGGTAAAGCTCGATCTCCCCGGTGTGACCTCCTTTGACCTGTTTGAATTTCTGATCAAAGAGAAGATGATGGTACGCGACTGCTCTTCCTTCGACAGCCTGGACGGGGAATTTATCCGGTTCTGTATCATGGCTCCCGCCGAAAATGACAGACTGCTCGATGGAATCAAACGTTTTATTGAAGAGCATGTCTGCTAA
- a CDS encoding MFS transporter — MLQVVKKYMTYINRPIIIIYVIFFLYFVVEESLGIVVPLFFDERNISIVLYGILLSFTKMARAIVVIPISLKPVESKMKCLKITLFFDMIVFVVLIYTKSPIVTFIGFSILFITTSIINVILNPLLGTKADKNHIGIIFGIRDAFLYAGCFLGLLIIGIIKTMSTNTNLVWIFYSCIFVLVLFSVCSLEKEIVDKEECCLRKSNKQEDKVTIKGTSKELIFFCSILFVLGIGGACVNFVPLVAADVGVKVSNIFYVFSTSTFISSLLSITGGITLDKFNKKLLFQVDIVLLLLLLIMYSSGNSWILTIAIIISGISSVFDNASNIYVFANYSEDEVNCFWGIIGSVNLISFSIGTFLCGMLYEINFKFVFLFGILLNIVGLTMSLKLKNIEK, encoded by the coding sequence ATGCTTCAGGTAGTTAAAAAATATATGACATATATTAATAGGCCTATTATTATTATTTATGTTATATTTTTTTTATATTTTGTAGTAGAAGAAAGTTTGGGAATTGTTGTACCTCTGTTTTTTGATGAAAGAAATATTAGTATTGTTTTATATGGTATTTTGTTATCTTTTACGAAAATGGCTAGAGCTATAGTAGTAATACCAATTTCATTAAAACCAGTGGAAAGTAAAATGAAGTGCTTAAAAATAACACTTTTTTTCGATATGATTGTATTTGTGGTATTAATTTATACAAAGTCACCTATAGTAACTTTTATTGGTTTTTCAATTTTGTTTATTACGACAAGTATTATAAACGTTATACTTAATCCTTTACTAGGAACAAAGGCAGATAAAAATCATATTGGCATAATATTTGGAATACGAGATGCGTTTCTGTATGCAGGTTGTTTCTTGGGATTGTTGATTATTGGAATAATAAAAACTATGTCGACTAATACAAATCTAGTTTGGATATTTTATAGTTGTATTTTTGTATTAGTTCTTTTTTCAGTGTGTAGCTTAGAAAAAGAAATTGTAGACAAGGAGGAGTGTTGTTTAAGAAAAAGTAATAAGCAGGAGGATAAAGTTACAATTAAAGGAACCAGCAAAGAACTTATCTTTTTTTGCAGTATACTATTTGTATTGGGGATTGGCGGGGCTTGTGTAAATTTTGTGCCGTTGGTAGCTGCAGACGTTGGAGTAAAAGTAAGTAATATATTTTATGTTTTTTCAACGTCTACATTTATTTCATCATTATTGTCTATTACTGGAGGGATAACACTAGATAAGTTTAATAAAAAGTTGCTATTTCAGGTAGACATTGTACTTCTCTTATTATTATTGATAATGTATAGTTCAGGAAATAGTTGGATTTTAACTATTGCAATTATAATTTCGGGGATAAGTTCAGTTTTTGATAATGCTTCTAATATTTATGTGTTTGCAAATTACTCTGAGGACGAAGTTAATTGTTTTTGGGGAATAATAGGTAGTGTAAATCTAATTTCATTTAGTATAGGTACTTTTTTATGTGGAATGCTTTATGAAATAAACTTTAAATTTGTATTTCTATTCGGGATATTATTAAATATTGTTGGGTTGACGATGTCTCTAAAGTTAAAAAACATAGAAAAATAG
- a CDS encoding alpha/beta hydrolase, with product MQMERRNIWEAGEYGYPLALGFEPNLMVYLEEEKGSGADDMSQGSAKEKKPVMLVVPGGGYCFASPTEGGIVAKRFTDMEYQTFVLTYTTNPLMAVPLEDQPMRDLSRAIRHIRKHAEVYGIDPDRLAICGFSAGAHLCGSVCVHYRDVAEENPDYAAYSCRPDAAILSYPVITSGAYAHQGSFQALVGKDIEERTQKLREYFSLERHVTSETPPCFIWQTVPDATVPVENSYLFAEACKKQGVPYSHHVFSYGWHGLSLADDTFTAGDFGDPYPMEQMVRTLEAARNDTLPVFISEEEKAEFLEENKGIVAHVCRKISEEFWMPEVAMWPYLAEKWLACQWKSKE from the coding sequence ATGCAGATGGAACGTAGAAATATCTGGGAGGCCGGAGAATACGGGTATCCTTTGGCGCTTGGGTTTGAGCCCAATCTTATGGTTTATCTGGAGGAAGAGAAAGGTAGCGGCGCGGACGACATGTCGCAAGGTTCGGCTAAGGAGAAGAAGCCGGTGATGCTGGTCGTCCCGGGCGGCGGGTACTGCTTTGCTTCTCCCACGGAGGGCGGGATTGTTGCAAAACGCTTCACGGATATGGAGTATCAGACTTTCGTGCTGACTTATACGACTAATCCGCTGATGGCCGTGCCCCTTGAAGATCAGCCCATGAGGGATCTGTCACGGGCGATCCGCCATATCAGGAAACATGCCGAAGTGTATGGAATCGATCCGGACAGGCTGGCAATCTGCGGTTTTTCTGCCGGCGCGCATCTTTGCGGCAGCGTCTGTGTGCATTACCGGGACGTGGCAGAGGAGAACCCTGACTATGCGGCCTATTCTTGCAGGCCGGACGCGGCTATCTTAAGTTATCCGGTCATCACTTCCGGAGCATATGCCCACCAAGGGTCTTTTCAGGCGCTTGTGGGGAAGGATATTGAGGAGAGGACACAAAAGCTGCGGGAATATTTTAGTCTGGAACGGCATGTGACCTCAGAGACTCCGCCATGTTTTATCTGGCAGACGGTTCCTGACGCTACTGTGCCGGTGGAAAACAGCTATCTGTTTGCCGAGGCGTGCAAAAAGCAGGGCGTTCCCTATTCGCATCACGTATTTAGTTATGGCTGGCATGGCCTGTCTCTGGCGGACGATACATTTACCGCAGGTGATTTTGGCGACCCGTATCCGATGGAGCAGATGGTCAGGACTTTGGAGGCAGCGAGAAATGATACTTTACCGGTTTTCATTTCAGAAGAGGAGAAGGCGGAGTTTCTGGAAGAAAACAAGGGTATCGTAGCCCATGTCTGCCGGAAGATTTCGGAGGAGTTCTGGATGCCGGAGGTGGCGATGTGGCCCTATTTGGCTGAGAAGTGGCTTGCCTGTCAGTGGAAGAGCAAAGAATAA
- a CDS encoding radical SAM protein, with translation MNDYKLICEYLEGGMRYIDRSDAYRFIGIYKELLGEYEVHTMRPMWVGLKVTSKCNCNCIHCWVEKKQYTPTFEKIVLALDKLKELEIMHITISGGEPFLRHDIFSILQEVKKHRFHLEIFTNASLLNESKISKLAQIIDSRDVVQVSFDASNEEIFNLQRIGGDFFTLMKNIQLLVDYGIMVRLNFTATHNNQYDISKAFFEALKLGAATFSLSHVFDINKGESLYDKVDKDLFLKEINNCLAISQKSRMEFRPFIPIEYYSSRAKKLMRPNKRLKQHYPILDWFIHSDGSIYPDVTLEYPEFCLGNIYIDSVKEIRSNIKKKESKLFYRDLSNTKCEYCDQYYLCQGGERGRAYRDNDKLDSPDSRCHAFEE, from the coding sequence ATGAATGATTATAAATTGATTTGTGAATATTTAGAAGGTGGTATGCGGTATATTGATCGTAGTGATGCATATAGGTTCATCGGTATCTATAAAGAATTGCTAGGAGAGTATGAAGTACATACTATGCGTCCTATGTGGGTAGGGTTGAAAGTGACGTCTAAATGTAACTGTAATTGCATTCATTGCTGGGTAGAGAAAAAACAATATACACCGACTTTTGAGAAAATAGTTCTGGCTTTAGATAAATTAAAAGAGCTGGAAATTATGCATATTACAATAAGTGGCGGTGAGCCATTTTTAAGGCACGACATATTTTCAATATTACAAGAAGTAAAAAAGCATAGGTTTCATTTGGAAATTTTTACTAATGCATCATTACTAAATGAGAGCAAAATAAGTAAACTAGCACAAATTATAGATAGTAGAGATGTGGTGCAAGTTAGTTTTGATGCTTCAAATGAAGAAATTTTTAATCTTCAAAGAATAGGAGGGGATTTTTTTACATTGATGAAAAATATTCAATTACTAGTAGATTATGGAATTATGGTTCGACTTAACTTTACTGCAACGCATAACAATCAATATGATATTAGTAAGGCTTTTTTTGAGGCATTAAAACTTGGTGCAGCTACTTTTAGCCTTTCTCATGTGTTTGATATCAATAAAGGCGAAAGCTTATACGATAAAGTTGATAAGGATTTGTTTTTAAAAGAAATTAACAATTGTTTAGCAATTTCCCAAAAAAGTAGAATGGAATTTAGGCCATTTATTCCAATAGAATATTATAGTAGCAGAGCAAAGAAATTAATGCGGCCCAATAAGAGGTTAAAGCAACACTATCCTATTTTGGATTGGTTTATTCATTCTGATGGTTCGATATATCCAGACGTGACATTAGAATATCCAGAATTTTGTTTGGGAAATATTTATATAGATTCAGTTAAAGAAATACGAAGTAATATTAAAAAAAAGGAATCCAAATTATTTTATAGAGATTTATCTAACACAAAGTGTGAATATTGTGATCAATATTATTTATGCCAAGGAGGAGAAAGAGGAAGGGCATATAGAGATAACGATAAACTAGACAGCCCGGATTCTCGCTGTCATGCATTTGAGGAGTAA
- a CDS encoding ABC transporter ATP-binding protein — protein sequence MALLEVKNVKKTYTTRFGGNQVQALADVSFAVEPREFVAIMGESGSGKTTLLNILAALDKPTGGKVFLKGRDLTTVKEREIAAFRRQNLGFVFQDFNLLDTFSLKDNIFLPLVLAGKKYEEMERRLEPIARQLGIQELMEKFPYEVSGGQKQRAAVARALITNPQLVLADEPTGALDSRASDELLELFGEINANGQTILMVTHSVKAASHAGRVLFIKDGVVFHQLYRGNLSNAEMYEKISDTLTVITTGGGKNA from the coding sequence ATGGCATTATTGGAAGTAAAGAATGTGAAAAAAACGTATACCACCCGTTTCGGGGGGAATCAGGTACAGGCGCTTGCAGACGTGAGTTTTGCGGTGGAGCCGAGAGAGTTCGTGGCGATCATGGGCGAATCCGGCTCCGGAAAGACGACCCTTCTTAATATCCTGGCGGCGCTGGATAAGCCGACGGGAGGAAAGGTATTTCTAAAAGGGCGGGATCTGACAACGGTAAAAGAGAGGGAGATCGCGGCGTTTCGGCGGCAGAATCTGGGATTCGTATTCCAGGACTTCAACCTCCTCGATACCTTTTCTCTCAAGGATAACATTTTCCTGCCGCTGGTGCTTGCCGGAAAGAAGTATGAGGAAATGGAGCGCCGTCTGGAGCCGATCGCCAGGCAGCTTGGCATTCAGGAACTGATGGAGAAATTCCCTTATGAGGTTTCCGGAGGGCAGAAGCAGAGGGCTGCGGTGGCCCGGGCTTTGATCACGAATCCGCAGCTCGTCCTTGCCGATGAGCCCACGGGAGCGCTGGATTCTCGTGCTTCCGATGAGCTTTTGGAGCTGTTCGGGGAAATCAATGCGAACGGGCAGACGATCCTGATGGTGACCCACAGCGTCAAGGCTGCCAGCCACGCAGGCCGGGTGCTTTTCATCAAGGACGGGGTGGTATTCCATCAGCTTTACCGCGGAAACCTAAGCAACGCAGAGATGTACGAGAAAATCTCCGACACGCTGACTGTCATCACGACCGGAGGTGGGAAAAATGCGTAA
- a CDS encoding ABC transporter permease, giving the protein MRNFFYPRLAMMNIKKNGKIYTPYLLTGTFMIAMYYIIKSIVYNTGIDKMPDARDVRSIIGVGVAIVAVFTAIFLFYTNSFLMKRRKKELGLYNVLGLGKRHLVRMMICEMVIVAVGTIGAGIVSGMVLSKLIFLILLKIVRVTAPLEFMIEPRAIVETLGSFAVIYAVILLFNVWQVMRVNTIELLHGTYQGEKEPKTRFLLTLVGVVTLGAGYYIAFTVEQPLAAITMFFVAVVLVIIGTYALFAAGSIAFLKLLRRNKKYYYRTNHFISVSGMIYRMKQNAAGLANICILSTMVLVAVSTTVAMYWGMEDIMLTRFPYDFTGVIRYADDDKMEAFRDMVEEETKKLNVEFEQQISFQSASYLTKAEGENSLSVPKDTDDYTSYVSLGMIVKAVPLSDYNRVTGENKTLKEDEILVYRASRNATVEVKKGDFTFGSKNFRVKEVLDAFIESGNTQMNALDTLYIIVKDRAVVADLWEISGEPDVIGELQIDGELSYDFKGDKKTVKKLTDALAARFGEMNLDGYVEVREDHRAGFYSFYGGFLFLGIFFGILFLVATVLIIYYKQISEGYDDRERFQIMQKVGMSKREVKKAIHSQVISVFALPIVAAIIHICVAFRVIFRLLVLLNLKNEVLFRNCTIITIGVFSIIYVIVYLITAREYYRIVN; this is encoded by the coding sequence ATGCGTAACTTCTTTTATCCGCGGTTAGCGATGATGAATATCAAAAAGAACGGAAAAATCTACACTCCCTACCTGCTCACCGGCACCTTCATGATCGCCATGTATTACATTATCAAATCGATCGTCTACAACACCGGAATCGACAAAATGCCGGACGCCCGGGATGTGAGGAGCATTATCGGAGTAGGCGTTGCGATTGTTGCCGTATTTACTGCCATCTTTCTCTTCTATACAAACAGCTTTCTGATGAAGCGCAGAAAGAAGGAACTGGGGTTATATAACGTATTGGGACTAGGGAAACGGCATCTGGTAAGAATGATGATCTGTGAAATGGTGATCGTTGCAGTGGGGACTATCGGAGCCGGAATCGTAAGCGGTATGGTACTTAGCAAACTGATTTTTCTCATATTGCTCAAGATTGTGCGTGTTACGGCTCCGCTGGAGTTTATGATCGAGCCGAGGGCAATCGTCGAAACTCTCGGCTCCTTTGCAGTCATTTATGCAGTGATACTGCTGTTTAATGTATGGCAGGTCATGCGCGTAAATACGATCGAACTGTTGCACGGCACTTATCAGGGAGAAAAAGAACCGAAGACACGATTCCTTTTGACTCTCGTTGGCGTGGTTACTCTGGGTGCCGGTTATTACATTGCGTTTACTGTGGAACAGCCGCTTGCCGCGATTACCATGTTTTTTGTCGCTGTTGTTCTGGTCATCATCGGAACCTATGCTCTGTTCGCGGCAGGGAGCATTGCCTTTTTGAAACTGCTCCGCAGGAATAAGAAATATTACTATCGAACGAACCATTTCATCTCGGTTTCGGGTATGATCTACCGAATGAAACAGAACGCGGCGGGTCTTGCGAACATCTGTATTCTGAGCACCATGGTGCTTGTGGCGGTATCCACGACGGTGGCCATGTATTGGGGCATGGAGGATATTATGCTCACCCGTTTTCCCTATGATTTCACCGGAGTAATCCGCTATGCCGATGATGACAAAATGGAAGCGTTCCGGGATATGGTGGAGGAAGAGACTAAGAAGCTGAACGTTGAGTTCGAGCAGCAAATCAGCTTTCAGAGCGCCAGCTATCTGACAAAAGCGGAGGGTGAAAATTCTCTGTCAGTGCCCAAAGATACGGACGATTATACTTCCTATGTAAGTTTGGGAATGATCGTGAAAGCGGTTCCGCTCTCCGATTACAACCGGGTCACAGGAGAGAACAAGACTCTTAAGGAAGATGAGATTCTGGTATACAGGGCTTCGAGAAACGCCACTGTGGAGGTGAAAAAGGGAGATTTTACATTTGGCAGCAAGAACTTTCGGGTGAAGGAGGTACTCGATGCGTTTATAGAAAGTGGCAATACGCAGATGAATGCGCTGGATACCTTGTATATTATCGTGAAGGACCGAGCTGTAGTTGCGGATTTATGGGAAATATCGGGAGAGCCTGATGTGATAGGGGAACTTCAAATTGACGGCGAGCTGAGTTATGATTTCAAAGGCGATAAAAAGACGGTGAAGAAGCTGACAGACGCACTTGCTGCACGCTTCGGGGAAATGAATCTGGACGGATACGTGGAAGTGCGAGAAGACCACAGGGCTGGTTTTTACAGTTTTTACGGCGGATTTTTGTTCCTTGGCATCTTCTTTGGAATCCTGTTCCTGGTGGCAACGGTGCTTATCATTTACTACAAACAGATTTCAGAAGGATACGATGACAGAGAACGGTTCCAGATTATGCAGAAGGTAGGAATGAGCAAGCGGGAGGTCAAGAAGGCAATCCATAGCCAGGTGATTTCCGTATTTGCCCTGCCAATTGTTGCGGCGATCATTCATATCTGCGTTGCGTTTCGGGTCATTTTCAGGCTGTTGGTATTATTGAATCTGAAAAATGAAGTACTGTTTAGGAACTGTACGATCATAACAATCGGAGTATTTTCTATCATTTATGTGATCGTATATCTGATCACGGCAAGGGAATATTATCGGATCGTGAATTAA
- a CDS encoding DUF2007 domain-containing protein — MGKKKEREGFVKIATVQNRMEAEQVIALLKKQHIPAYYNGGFMDVYTGGNPARGEDIMVPEAYKETAKKLIKEFVIIGGAASGQRKVSFWQRVVVWIILLGTLGALIFSFASSVL, encoded by the coding sequence ATGGGAAAGAAAAAGGAGAGGGAAGGCTTTGTGAAGATTGCGACGGTACAGAACCGTATGGAAGCGGAGCAGGTGATTGCACTTCTTAAGAAGCAGCATATTCCGGCATATTATAATGGTGGATTTATGGATGTTTATACAGGAGGAAACCCGGCCCGGGGAGAGGATATCATGGTGCCGGAAGCATATAAGGAGACTGCAAAGAAGCTGATAAAAGAGTTTGTGATCATCGGAGGAGCAGCATCGGGACAGCGCAAGGTCAGCTTCTGGCAGCGCGTGGTGGTCTGGATTATATTGCTGGGAACATTGGGGGCACTTATATTTTCATTTGCATCGAGTGTATTGTAA
- a CDS encoding radical SAM protein: MERTKLLEKYFLYRTNLLKSEPINLEELIYLEMRDKAKMMKTSLPIAIGLKITDKCNFKCEHCFVEKKVLKDMSMKVVKDILDGFGNSLPYRIYLTGGEPFLNPNIMDIIKVIKEKHIFMSIHTNGSLLTEEIVKQLKQFFTSKDYLQISVDAADDKLFEEIRRGGNLFEIICNCQKLKSAGIRFILNTVVSNKNVDGLREVYKLAEHIGAEQINFSPLMDLEFVKNIFLPSDGDLLNAFLDVLEYHFNSGCPVKIKQDPLPVPWGNNELNPFLCKSPLICAAGKTEAEIDMYGNMYLCPFLYESEFCMGNVLEQGLKKVWQNEKFVTFSRKKWSENILCKSCNSYDTCNSGCIAYAIRKNMDCDGRCTKQLVK, from the coding sequence ATGGAAAGAACAAAATTATTAGAGAAATATTTTTTATATAGAACAAATTTACTAAAAAGTGAACCTATAAATCTTGAAGAACTAATTTATTTAGAAATGAGAGATAAAGCAAAAATGATGAAAACATCATTACCAATAGCGATAGGACTCAAAATCACTGACAAATGTAATTTCAAATGTGAACATTGCTTTGTGGAAAAGAAGGTTTTAAAAGATATGTCTATGAAAGTTGTAAAAGATATTTTAGATGGCTTTGGAAATAGTCTTCCTTATAGGATATATCTAACTGGTGGTGAACCATTTCTAAATCCTAATATAATGGATATTATTAAGGTTATCAAGGAAAAGCACATTTTTATGTCAATACATACGAATGGTTCACTTCTTACGGAAGAAATTGTTAAACAGTTAAAACAGTTTTTTACCTCAAAAGATTATTTGCAAATTAGCGTCGATGCTGCTGACGATAAATTATTTGAGGAGATACGAAGGGGTGGAAATTTATTTGAAATAATTTGTAATTGTCAAAAATTAAAAAGTGCAGGAATAAGATTCATTTTGAATACTGTTGTATCTAATAAAAATGTCGATGGTTTGAGAGAAGTGTATAAATTGGCTGAACATATTGGAGCTGAGCAAATCAATTTTTCGCCGCTTATGGATTTGGAGTTCGTAAAAAATATTTTTTTACCATCAGATGGAGATTTATTAAATGCATTTTTGGATGTCTTAGAATATCATTTTAATTCTGGGTGTCCAGTGAAAATTAAACAGGATCCATTGCCAGTGCCATGGGGAAATAATGAACTGAATCCCTTTCTATGCAAAAGTCCATTAATATGTGCGGCTGGAAAAACAGAGGCTGAAATAGATATGTATGGAAATATGTATTTGTGTCCATTTTTATATGAATCGGAGTTTTGCATGGGTAATGTATTAGAACAGGGTTTAAAAAAAGTGTGGCAAAATGAAAAATTTGTTACTTTTTCGCGTAAAAAATGGAGTGAAAATATATTATGTAAATCATGTAATTCTTATGATACGTGTAATTCTGGGTGTATAGCATACGCGATTAGGAAAAATATGGATTGTGATGGGCGTTGTACTAAACAATTAGTTAAATAG
- a CDS encoding cupin domain-containing protein: MTKPEEREIIKAEHAYGGEGYILKQPIITGEELGEHCKMFSEVTLKPGCEIGYHEHHGDTETYFLTRGAGIYKDNGKEYPVEAGDVTFCKNGEGHGLKNTGDEDLVFTALILKA; this comes from the coding sequence ATGACAAAACCAGAAGAAAGAGAAATCATAAAGGCGGAGCACGCATACGGCGGTGAGGGATATATCCTGAAACAGCCGATCATCACGGGGGAGGAGTTGGGAGAGCATTGTAAAATGTTCAGCGAAGTGACTTTGAAACCGGGGTGTGAGATTGGTTACCATGAACATCATGGCGATACGGAGACGTATTTTCTTACCAGGGGTGCGGGAATCTATAAGGATAATGGGAAGGAATATCCGGTAGAAGCGGGGGACGTGACCTTCTGCAAGAACGGCGAGGGCCATGGGCTTAAGAATACCGGGGACGAGGATCTGGTGTTTACGGCGTTGATACTGAAAGCATAG